A part of Salmo trutta chromosome 15, fSalTru1.1, whole genome shotgun sequence genomic DNA contains:
- the igbp1 gene encoding immunoglobulin-binding protein 1 isoform X2: protein MAAAESTSLSPSQAEEPPKLSDLLDRGWKLYEEVDTTNDPIAATHIQVKIKRGITQLEEATRMVAQLDLFSRNEDLEEVATTDLKYLMLPVLLGALTMKQVNLAKRLEQVQIARCYFLDFLKRCKEYNISKFELPKTNENSAGTLEEEPANGPPKPPDLIAMATVRAAKIERYTQRKDTEAKLSEIKAAVDSGQADDEIVRDFYLLNLRKWIAVSLEEIESIDQEIEILTRMDVLKQSSAEPSQSKRPPMKPFILTKDAVQARVFGAGYPSLPTMSVDDWYEQHRKKNALPDQGIPRSTEDVDAEEREQEEKEKRVENDDEEALQKARDWDNWKDTHRRGYGNRKNMG, encoded by the exons ATGGCAGCCGCTGAAAGCACTAGCTTGTCACCAAGTCAGGCAGAAGAACCGCCTAAACTATCTGATTTATTAGATCGGGGATGGAAACTATATGAGGAGGTGGACACCACAAATGATCCCATCGCAGCTACCCATATCCAGGTTAAAATCAAGCGTGGGATAACGCAACTGGAAGAGGCAACGCGGATGGTTGCCCAGCTCGACTTGTtcag ccgAAATGAAGATTTGGAGGAGGTAGCAACCACAGATCTTAAGTATCTGATGTTGCCTGTCCTCCTGGGGGCTCTTACTATGAAGCAAGTGAACCTGGCAAAACGACTAGAGCAAGTTCAGATAGCTAGATGTTACTTTTTGGACTTCTTGAAAAGATGTAAGGAGTATAACATATCAAAGTTTGAACTACCCAAAACCAATGAAAACTCTGCTGGCACACTGGAAGAAGAACCTGCAAATGGGCCCCCCAAACCTCCGGACTTGATTGCAATGGCGACAGTAAGAGCGGCAAAGATAGAAAG ATACACCCAGAGGAAGGACACTGAGGCCAAGCTATCAGAGATCAAGGCAGCAGTGGACAGTGGGCAGGCAGATGATGAGATAGTTAGAGACTTCTACCTCCTCAACTTGAGGAAATGGATTGCTGTATCCCTGGAGGAGATTGAGAGCATTGATCAGGAAATTGAGATTTTGACCAGGATGGATGTTCTAAAACAG AGTTCAGCAGAGCCATCACAATCTAAAAGGCCTCCCATGAAACCCTTCATTCTCACCAAAGATGCTGTTCAGGCCAG AGTGTTTGGGGCTGGCTATCCCAGCCTGCCTACTATGTCTGTGGATGACTGGTATGAGCAGCACAGGAAGAAAAATGCCCTGCCAGACCAGGGGATCCCTCGCAGCACTG AGGATGTTGATGCAGAAGAGCGAGAgcaagaagagaaagagaagcgGGTTGAAAATGATGACGAGGAGGCCTTGCAGAAAGCTAGAGACTGGGACAACTGGAAGGATACACATCGGAGAGGCTATGGGAACCGTAAAAACATGGGCTGA
- the igbp1 gene encoding immunoglobulin-binding protein 1 isoform X1, translated as MAAAESTSLSPSQAEEPPKLSDLLDRGWKLYEEVDTTNDPIAATHIQVKIKRGITQLEEATRMVAQLDLFSRNEDLEEVATTDLKYLMLPVLLGALTMKQVNLAKRLEQVQIARCYFLDFLKRCKEYNISKFELPKTNENSAGTLEEEPANGPPKPPDLIAMATVRAAKIERYTQRKDTEAKLSEIKAAVDSGQADDEIVRDFYLLNLRKWIAVSLEEIESIDQEIEILTRMDVLKQSSAEPSQSKRPPMKPFILTKDAVQARVFGAGYPSLPTMSVDDWYEQHRKKNALPDQGIPRSTGREDVDAEEREQEEKEKRVENDDEEALQKARDWDNWKDTHRRGYGNRKNMG; from the exons ATGGCAGCCGCTGAAAGCACTAGCTTGTCACCAAGTCAGGCAGAAGAACCGCCTAAACTATCTGATTTATTAGATCGGGGATGGAAACTATATGAGGAGGTGGACACCACAAATGATCCCATCGCAGCTACCCATATCCAGGTTAAAATCAAGCGTGGGATAACGCAACTGGAAGAGGCAACGCGGATGGTTGCCCAGCTCGACTTGTtcag ccgAAATGAAGATTTGGAGGAGGTAGCAACCACAGATCTTAAGTATCTGATGTTGCCTGTCCTCCTGGGGGCTCTTACTATGAAGCAAGTGAACCTGGCAAAACGACTAGAGCAAGTTCAGATAGCTAGATGTTACTTTTTGGACTTCTTGAAAAGATGTAAGGAGTATAACATATCAAAGTTTGAACTACCCAAAACCAATGAAAACTCTGCTGGCACACTGGAAGAAGAACCTGCAAATGGGCCCCCCAAACCTCCGGACTTGATTGCAATGGCGACAGTAAGAGCGGCAAAGATAGAAAG ATACACCCAGAGGAAGGACACTGAGGCCAAGCTATCAGAGATCAAGGCAGCAGTGGACAGTGGGCAGGCAGATGATGAGATAGTTAGAGACTTCTACCTCCTCAACTTGAGGAAATGGATTGCTGTATCCCTGGAGGAGATTGAGAGCATTGATCAGGAAATTGAGATTTTGACCAGGATGGATGTTCTAAAACAG AGTTCAGCAGAGCCATCACAATCTAAAAGGCCTCCCATGAAACCCTTCATTCTCACCAAAGATGCTGTTCAGGCCAG AGTGTTTGGGGCTGGCTATCCCAGCCTGCCTACTATGTCTGTGGATGACTGGTATGAGCAGCACAGGAAGAAAAATGCCCTGCCAGACCAGGGGATCCCTCGCAGCACTGGTAGGG AGGATGTTGATGCAGAAGAGCGAGAgcaagaagagaaagagaagcgGGTTGAAAATGATGACGAGGAGGCCTTGCAGAAAGCTAGAGACTGGGACAACTGGAAGGATACACATCGGAGAGGCTATGGGAACCGTAAAAACATGGGCTGA
- the LOC115149090 gene encoding gap junction beta-1 protein-like isoform X1, whose amino-acid sequence MCSARPKACALKPPTNVRACRGLVLYWPHINVHATPAGQRCPPPWVLPMPLTPPDELDLESKMNWASFYAVISGVNRHSTGIGRIWLSVLFIFRILVLVVAAESVWGDEKSGFTCNTQQPGCNSVCYDHFFPISHIRLWALQLILVSTPALLVAMHVAHRRHIDKKLYKLSGRANPKDLEQIKTQKMKIAGALWWTYIISLFFRIIFEVTFMYLFYMIYPGYKMIRLVKCDSYPCPNTVDCFVSRPTEKTVFTVFMLAVSGICILLNIAEVVFLVGKACSRHLSNAGDSTMGAWITQKLCSY is encoded by the exons ATGTGTAGTGCCAGACCAAAGGCTTGCGCTCTTAAGCCGCCCACCAACGTCAGGGCATGTAGAGGTTTGGTTCTCTACTGGCCGCACATCAATGTCCACGCTACACCAGCGGGTCAACGTTGTCCTCCACCCTGGGTGCTGCCTATGCCTCTTACACCTCCTGATGAGCTTG ACCTGGAATCGAAAATGAACTGGGCGTCCTTTTATGCCGTCATCAGCGGTGTAAACAGACACTCCACGGGCATCGGTCGCATCTGGCTCTCTGTCCTTTTCATCTTCCGTATCCTGGTCCTGGTGGTTGCAGCAGAGAGTGTGTGGGGTGATGAGAAGTCCGGCTTCACCTGTAATACCCAGCAGCCCGGCTGCAACAGCGTCTGTTATGACCACTTCTTCCCCATCTCACATATCCGTCTGTGGGCCCTGCAGCTCATTCTGGTGTCCACCCCAGCCCTGCTGGTGGCCATGCATGTGGCCCACCGCCGACACATCGACAAAAAACTCTACAAGCTGTCTGGCCGGGCCAACCCCAAGGACCTGGAGCAGATCAAGACCCAGAAGATGAAGATCGCAGGTGCCCTTTGGTGGACATACATCATCAGCCTCTTCTTCCGCATCATCTTTGAGGTGACCTTCATGTATCTCTTCTACATGATCTACCCTGGCTATAAGATGATCCGGCTGGTCAAGTGTGACTCGTACCCCTGCCCCAACACAGTGGACTGCTTTGTGTCCAGGCCCACAGAGAAGACCGTCTTCACTGTGTTCATGCTGGCTGTGTCAGGGATCTGCATCCTGCTCAACATCGCAGAGGTTGTCTTCCTAGTGGGAAAGGCCTGTAGTAGGCACTTAAGCAATGCTGGAGACTCAACCATGGGAGCATGGATCACCCAAAAGCTCTGCTCCTACTAG
- the LOC115149090 gene encoding gap junction beta-1 protein-like isoform X2: protein MNWASFYAVISGVNRHSTGIGRIWLSVLFIFRILVLVVAAESVWGDEKSGFTCNTQQPGCNSVCYDHFFPISHIRLWALQLILVSTPALLVAMHVAHRRHIDKKLYKLSGRANPKDLEQIKTQKMKIAGALWWTYIISLFFRIIFEVTFMYLFYMIYPGYKMIRLVKCDSYPCPNTVDCFVSRPTEKTVFTVFMLAVSGICILLNIAEVVFLVGKACSRHLSNAGDSTMGAWITQKLCSY, encoded by the coding sequence ATGAACTGGGCGTCCTTTTATGCCGTCATCAGCGGTGTAAACAGACACTCCACGGGCATCGGTCGCATCTGGCTCTCTGTCCTTTTCATCTTCCGTATCCTGGTCCTGGTGGTTGCAGCAGAGAGTGTGTGGGGTGATGAGAAGTCCGGCTTCACCTGTAATACCCAGCAGCCCGGCTGCAACAGCGTCTGTTATGACCACTTCTTCCCCATCTCACATATCCGTCTGTGGGCCCTGCAGCTCATTCTGGTGTCCACCCCAGCCCTGCTGGTGGCCATGCATGTGGCCCACCGCCGACACATCGACAAAAAACTCTACAAGCTGTCTGGCCGGGCCAACCCCAAGGACCTGGAGCAGATCAAGACCCAGAAGATGAAGATCGCAGGTGCCCTTTGGTGGACATACATCATCAGCCTCTTCTTCCGCATCATCTTTGAGGTGACCTTCATGTATCTCTTCTACATGATCTACCCTGGCTATAAGATGATCCGGCTGGTCAAGTGTGACTCGTACCCCTGCCCCAACACAGTGGACTGCTTTGTGTCCAGGCCCACAGAGAAGACCGTCTTCACTGTGTTCATGCTGGCTGTGTCAGGGATCTGCATCCTGCTCAACATCGCAGAGGTTGTCTTCCTAGTGGGAAAGGCCTGTAGTAGGCACTTAAGCAATGCTGGAGACTCAACCATGGGAGCATGGATCACCCAAAAGCTCTGCTCCTACTAG